The following proteins are encoded in a genomic region of Selenomonadales bacterium 4137-cl:
- the uvrC gene encoding excinuclease ABC subunit UvrC: protein MASELTEKLSHLPDKPGVYLMKDANGRIIYVGKAVNLKNRVRSYFQSSRGHSPKTTALVARIADLEFIVTGSEIEALILECNLIKKHRPKYNISLRDDKSFPYVKVTMNEPYPQVFVTRRVVKDGARYFGPYTDAGAIHETVALLRRLFPLRTCRKLDAPRPCLQHHIKRCLAPCAGKVDEKTYGEMIRAVLLLLEGRSDDVVKELKRRMAEAAANLEFERAARLRDQLASVEKVVEKQNIVTGAGDQDAVGLARSAAGTCAQVFFIRSGKLVGREHFLLTGGEDEEDATALAAFVKQYYSQAAFIPREVLLPEPLPEQELLAEWLSGLKGGRVRVEAPKRGTKRDLVTMAADNAAVVLKEQADRLAADTRRTAGAVAELAEYLGLPEPPGRIECFDISHIQGAETVASMVVFEDGAANKDEYRRYKLKTVEGKPDDFASMAEVIGRRFRGPEALPGLVIIDGGKGQLSAALAVAREQGVDVPMVGLAKEFEHIFREGESEPLILPRNSQALFLVQRIRDEAHRFAITYHRKLRARRNLVSVLDHVPGIGPARRKALWESFGSLAKIKAATVEDLAAVPGMTRPAAEAVYAFFQRREGKDG, encoded by the coding sequence ATGGCAAGCGAGCTGACGGAAAAACTGAGCCATCTGCCGGATAAGCCGGGCGTGTATCTGATGAAGGACGCGAACGGCCGGATAATTTATGTCGGCAAGGCGGTTAACCTTAAAAACAGGGTGCGCTCCTATTTTCAGTCGAGTCGCGGGCATTCACCGAAGACGACGGCCCTGGTGGCCCGCATCGCCGATCTGGAGTTCATTGTGACGGGGTCGGAGATCGAGGCGCTAATCCTGGAGTGCAACCTGATCAAGAAGCACCGCCCGAAGTATAATATCAGCCTGCGGGACGACAAGAGCTTCCCGTACGTGAAGGTGACGATGAACGAGCCGTACCCCCAGGTTTTCGTGACGCGGCGGGTGGTGAAGGACGGGGCGCGCTATTTCGGCCCGTATACCGACGCCGGGGCGATCCACGAGACGGTGGCGCTGCTGCGCCGCCTGTTTCCGCTGCGCACCTGCCGCAAGCTGGACGCGCCCCGGCCGTGTCTGCAGCACCATATCAAGCGCTGCCTCGCGCCCTGCGCCGGCAAGGTGGACGAGAAGACGTACGGGGAGATGATCCGCGCGGTGCTGCTGCTTTTGGAGGGCCGCTCGGACGATGTGGTGAAGGAACTGAAGCGCCGGATGGCCGAGGCGGCCGCGAACCTGGAGTTCGAGCGGGCGGCCCGCCTGCGCGACCAGTTGGCGTCGGTGGAGAAGGTGGTGGAGAAGCAGAATATCGTGACCGGCGCGGGCGACCAGGACGCTGTCGGCCTGGCGCGGTCGGCGGCCGGCACGTGTGCGCAGGTGTTCTTCATCCGCAGCGGCAAGCTGGTGGGCCGCGAGCACTTTCTGCTGACCGGGGGCGAGGACGAGGAGGACGCCACGGCGCTGGCGGCGTTCGTGAAGCAGTATTACAGCCAGGCGGCCTTCATCCCGCGCGAGGTGCTGCTGCCCGAACCGCTGCCCGAGCAGGAGCTGCTGGCGGAGTGGCTGAGCGGCCTGAAGGGCGGCCGGGTGCGGGTGGAGGCTCCCAAGCGCGGCACGAAGCGCGACCTGGTGACGATGGCGGCCGATAACGCGGCGGTGGTGCTCAAGGAGCAGGCCGACCGTCTGGCGGCCGACACGCGGCGCACGGCCGGGGCGGTGGCCGAGCTGGCGGAGTATCTCGGCCTACCGGAACCGCCGGGACGGATTGAGTGCTTCGACATTTCCCATATCCAGGGGGCGGAGACGGTGGCGTCGATGGTGGTGTTCGAGGACGGCGCGGCCAACAAGGACGAGTACCGCCGTTACAAGCTGAAGACGGTGGAGGGCAAGCCGGACGATTTCGCCTCGATGGCGGAGGTGATCGGCCGCCGCTTCCGCGGCCCGGAGGCGCTCCCCGGCCTGGTTATCATCGACGGCGGCAAGGGGCAGTTGAGCGCCGCGCTGGCGGTGGCGAGGGAGCAGGGGGTCGACGTACCGATGGTCGGCCTGGCGAAGGAGTTCGAGCATATTTTCCGCGAGGGGGAGAGTGAGCCGCTCATCCTGCCGCGGAATTCCCAGGCGCTTTTCCTGGTGCAGCGCATCCGCGACGAGGCCCACCGGTTCGCGATTACTTACCACCGCAAGCTGAGGGCGCGCCGCAATCTGGTGTCGGTGCTCGACCATGTACCGGGGATAGGGCCGGCGCGCCGCAAGGCGCTGTGGGAGAGTTTCGGCAGCCTGGCGAAGATCAAGGCGGCGACGGTGGAGGACCTGGCGGCTGTGCCGGGGATGACGCGGCCGGCGGCCGAGGCGGTGTACGCGTTTTTCCAGCGCCGGGAGGGGAAAGACGGCTGA
- a CDS encoding glycine betaine/L-proline ABC transporter ATP-binding protein, which produces MNEILRVEHLTMLFGANAPAALKSLQKGAEKDEILKKTGVAVGVYDVNFSISQGEIFVIIGLSGSGKSTVVRCLNLLNQPTHGSVFFKGQDITKFDSRQLMEYRRTNIAMVFQSFGLMSHRNVLGNVVYGLEVRGTPKAERERRAREMIEMVGLTGWEDRPITALSGGMRQRVGLARALANDPDVLLMDEPFSALDPIIRRDMQFELLSIQKKVRKTIVFITHDINEAFKLGNRVAIMKDGRLVQVGTPEEVLENPVDAYVEKFISDIDRTKILSVRNVMSAPSAIVKKGDGWHVAMGQMRSNGVSSVYMVDDDMRLLGLLTLDGAMQVRSGAVSIEEAVIREIPLTTAETSLQELMPVAAEAKYPIAVIDDQQQLVGIVTKAAVLSSLAG; this is translated from the coding sequence TTGAATGAGATTTTGCGGGTGGAGCATCTGACGATGCTGTTCGGGGCCAATGCGCCCGCGGCGCTCAAGAGCCTGCAGAAGGGCGCGGAGAAGGACGAGATCCTGAAAAAGACCGGGGTGGCGGTCGGTGTTTATGATGTCAATTTTTCGATTTCGCAGGGGGAGATATTCGTCATTATCGGGTTGTCGGGCAGCGGTAAGTCGACCGTCGTCCGCTGCCTGAACCTGCTGAATCAGCCCACCCACGGGTCGGTGTTTTTCAAGGGGCAGGATATTACCAAGTTCGACAGCCGTCAGTTGATGGAGTACCGCCGGACGAATATCGCCATGGTGTTCCAGAGCTTCGGGCTGATGAGCCATCGCAACGTGCTGGGCAATGTGGTGTACGGGCTGGAGGTCCGGGGAACGCCGAAGGCGGAGCGCGAGCGGCGGGCCCGGGAGATGATCGAGATGGTCGGGCTGACGGGCTGGGAGGACCGGCCGATTACCGCGCTGAGCGGCGGTATGCGCCAGCGGGTCGGGCTGGCCCGCGCTCTGGCGAACGATCCCGATGTTTTGTTGATGGATGAGCCGTTTTCGGCGCTGGACCCGATCATCAGGCGGGATATGCAGTTCGAGCTGCTGAGCATCCAGAAGAAGGTGCGCAAGACGATCGTTTTTATCACCCACGATATCAACGAGGCTTTCAAGCTGGGCAACCGCGTGGCGATCATGAAGGATGGCCGCCTGGTGCAGGTGGGCACGCCGGAGGAGGTGCTGGAGAATCCGGTGGACGCCTATGTGGAGAAGTTCATCAGCGATATCGACAGGACGAAGATTCTGTCGGTGCGCAATGTGATGAGCGCACCGTCGGCGATCGTGAAGAAGGGCGACGGCTGGCATGTGGCGATGGGCCAGATGCGGTCGAACGGCGTTTCGAGCGTTTATATGGTGGATGACGATATGCGGCTGCTGGGGCTGCTGACGCTCGACGGGGCAATGCAGGTGCGCAGCGGCGCGGTCAGTATCGAGGAGGCGGTGATCCGGGAGATTCCGCTGACGACGGCCGAGACGTCTTTGCAGGAGCTTATGCCGGTGGCGGCCGAGGCGAAGTATCCGATCGCGGTGATCGATGACCAGCAGCAGCTTGTCGGCATCGTTACCAAGGCGGCGGTCCTTTCCTCCCTGGCGGGATGA
- a CDS encoding long-chain fatty acid--CoA ligase, which translates to MLLHQLISRGTDDCIAFHGKETVAYGRFRAEVAAYRAFLHHAGVKAGDNVGLISRNAAEFVYAYMAVVSLGAVVVPLNFQLTAREIAYIINDARIRHLITAETLSLGAELDRCGYQGELAQYAIPALKARLAAETFPPAPDIDATLGEDSPCVIIYTSGTTGNPKGAVLTHGNLVSNAAAFREALPIDAADNVLCVLPMYHCFAWTCAVLNPLLCGASITVLDGFTPKETIAAVKQHGVTVMYGVPPMYNLLARAGEADDLAGIRFFVSGGAPLPEKIARQFREKYGRPIIEGYGLSEASPVVTLNPPDKTKYYSIGKPLPGLEVRIAGPKGEPVAPGTVGEIIVKGPSVMQGYHNLPLETSVALRDGWLHTGDLAYRDTEWYFYIVDRLKDLIIANGENVYPREIEELLYAYPGVAEAAVIGVPDELRGQAVRAYLVLADGHTLDKKAVRDYLAANLAAYKLPRDYIVLDALPKNQTGKILKRVLRDQVAAGTAEQVG; encoded by the coding sequence ATGCTTCTACACCAACTGATCTCCCGGGGAACGGACGACTGCATCGCCTTCCACGGCAAAGAAACCGTCGCCTACGGGCGGTTCCGCGCCGAGGTTGCCGCCTACCGCGCCTTTCTCCACCACGCCGGCGTAAAAGCCGGCGACAACGTCGGCCTCATCTCCCGCAACGCGGCCGAATTCGTCTACGCCTACATGGCCGTCGTAAGCCTCGGCGCCGTGGTCGTGCCGCTCAACTTCCAGCTCACCGCCAGGGAAATAGCCTACATCATCAACGACGCCCGCATACGGCACCTCATCACCGCCGAAACCCTCAGCCTCGGCGCCGAACTCGACCGCTGCGGCTACCAGGGCGAACTCGCCCAGTACGCCATCCCCGCCCTCAAGGCGCGGCTGGCCGCCGAAACCTTCCCCCCCGCCCCCGACATCGACGCAACCCTCGGGGAAGACAGCCCCTGCGTCATCATCTATACCTCCGGCACCACCGGCAACCCCAAAGGCGCGGTCCTCACCCACGGCAACCTCGTCAGCAACGCCGCCGCCTTCCGCGAAGCGCTGCCCATAGACGCCGCCGACAACGTCCTCTGCGTCCTGCCCATGTACCACTGCTTCGCCTGGACCTGCGCCGTCCTCAACCCGCTCCTCTGCGGCGCCTCCATCACCGTCCTCGACGGCTTCACCCCCAAGGAAACCATCGCCGCCGTCAAACAACACGGCGTCACCGTCATGTACGGCGTCCCCCCCATGTACAACCTCCTCGCCCGCGCCGGCGAAGCCGACGACCTGGCCGGAATCCGCTTCTTCGTGTCCGGCGGCGCCCCCCTACCAGAGAAAATCGCCCGGCAGTTCCGGGAAAAATACGGCCGTCCCATCATCGAAGGCTACGGCCTCTCCGAAGCCTCGCCCGTCGTCACCCTCAACCCGCCCGACAAAACCAAATACTACTCGATCGGCAAGCCCCTGCCCGGCCTCGAAGTCAGAATCGCCGGCCCGAAAGGCGAACCCGTCGCCCCCGGCACCGTCGGCGAAATCATCGTCAAAGGGCCGAGCGTAATGCAGGGCTACCACAACCTGCCGCTCGAAACCTCGGTCGCCCTGCGCGACGGCTGGCTCCACACCGGCGACCTCGCCTACCGCGACACCGAGTGGTACTTCTACATCGTCGACCGCCTCAAAGACCTCATAATAGCCAACGGCGAAAACGTCTACCCCCGCGAAATCGAGGAACTGCTCTACGCCTACCCCGGCGTCGCCGAGGCCGCCGTCATCGGCGTCCCCGACGAACTGCGCGGCCAGGCGGTCAGGGCCTACCTCGTCCTCGCCGACGGGCACACCCTCGACAAAAAAGCCGTCCGCGACTACCTCGCGGCCAACCTCGCCGCCTACAAACTACCCCGCGACTACATCGTCCTCGACGCCCTCCCCAAAAACCAGACCGGCAAAATACTCAAACGCGTCCTCCGCGACCAGGTCGCCGCCGGCACCGCCGAGCAGGTGGGCTGA
- a CDS encoding Rid family detoxifying hydrolase — MTRKAYSAAGAATVGPYSHAVAAAGELVYLSGQTPLDPKTGKLVEGDVGVQTAQCFENLANVLAAAGLTLDDVVKVNVFLTDIGDFAAMNAVYATKFAAPYPARSTVGVAALPLGARVEIEMIARRG, encoded by the coding sequence ATGACAAGAAAAGCTTACAGCGCGGCGGGGGCTGCTACGGTGGGGCCGTATTCGCACGCGGTGGCGGCGGCCGGCGAGCTTGTTTACCTTTCGGGGCAGACGCCGCTCGACCCGAAGACGGGCAAGCTGGTGGAAGGCGACGTGGGCGTCCAGACGGCGCAGTGCTTCGAGAATCTGGCGAATGTGCTGGCGGCTGCCGGACTGACGCTGGACGATGTTGTGAAGGTCAACGTCTTTCTGACCGATATCGGCGATTTCGCGGCGATGAACGCGGTGTACGCGACGAAGTTCGCGGCTCCCTATCCGGCGCGGTCGACGGTCGGCGTGGCTGCTTTGCCCCTCGGGGCGCGGGTGGAGATCGAGATGATCGCCCGCCGGGGCTAA
- a CDS encoding ABC transporter permease subunit — protein sequence MNWLWEFPAGMYFDIGTPIENAVIYLSTNFGSAFDFAKAALQGFTQGVHAVVSFVPWWLTIAAVGVWGWKSSGRPSRGALYAALLLAVGLMGLWSLMLETISLVMASVIISLLIGLPVGVAVSGSDRANEGLRPVLDAMQTMPTFVYLIPAVMFFGLGQAPAVIATTIYAVPPVIRLTSHAIRQVDAEVVEAARSFGSTWGQVLFKVQIPQALPTIMTGVNQTIMMAVAMVVTCSMIGAKGLGMEVLIGINRLELGRGFTAGAAIVIVAIIIDRLTQNWSDAKKG from the coding sequence ATGAATTGGCTCTGGGAATTCCCTGCGGGGATGTATTTCGATATCGGCACGCCGATCGAGAATGCCGTCATTTATCTGAGTACCAATTTCGGGTCTGCTTTCGATTTCGCCAAGGCGGCGCTGCAGGGGTTCACCCAGGGCGTCCATGCGGTGGTGTCGTTCGTGCCCTGGTGGCTGACGATCGCGGCGGTGGGCGTGTGGGGCTGGAAGTCGAGCGGCCGTCCGTCCCGGGGGGCGCTGTACGCGGCGCTGCTGCTGGCGGTGGGCCTGATGGGGCTGTGGTCGCTGATGCTTGAGACCATTTCGCTGGTGATGGCCTCGGTGATTATTTCGCTGCTGATCGGGCTGCCGGTGGGCGTGGCCGTGTCAGGGAGCGACCGGGCCAACGAGGGGCTGCGCCCCGTGCTGGACGCGATGCAGACGATGCCGACGTTCGTTTACCTGATCCCGGCGGTGATGTTTTTCGGGCTCGGGCAGGCGCCGGCGGTGATCGCGACGACGATTTACGCCGTGCCGCCCGTTATCCGCCTGACCAGCCACGCCATCAGGCAGGTGGACGCGGAGGTGGTGGAGGCGGCCCGGTCCTTCGGCTCGACGTGGGGGCAGGTGCTGTTCAAGGTGCAGATTCCGCAGGCGCTGCCGACGATTATGACCGGGGTGAATCAGACGATCATGATGGCGGTGGCGATGGTGGTCACGTGTTCGATGATCGGCGCGAAGGGGCTGGGCATGGAGGTGCTGATCGGCATCAACCGCCTGGAGCTGGGGCGCGGGTTTACCGCCGGGGCGGCGATAGTGATCGTGGCGATTATTATCGACCGGCTGACTCAGAATTGGTCTGATGCGAAAAAGGGATGA
- a CDS encoding OsmC family protein — translation MATVTNKYLGGLRTECVHLQSGNKIITDAPVDNHGRGEAFSPTDLVATAFGSCVLTIMGIAAETHGFSIDGAEVQTTKVMGTDPRRIVELISEFTLPHDNYTPKQKKIIELTAKECPVFNSLHPDMKKTITFKYRS, via the coding sequence ATGGCAACGGTAACAAACAAATACCTCGGCGGCCTGCGCACCGAATGCGTCCATCTCCAGTCCGGCAACAAAATCATCACCGACGCCCCCGTCGACAACCACGGCCGCGGCGAAGCCTTCTCCCCCACCGACCTCGTCGCCACCGCCTTCGGCTCCTGCGTCCTCACCATCATGGGCATCGCCGCCGAAACCCACGGCTTCTCCATCGACGGCGCCGAAGTCCAAACCACCAAAGTCATGGGCACCGACCCGCGCCGCATAGTCGAGCTCATCAGCGAATTCACCCTGCCGCACGACAACTACACCCCCAAGCAAAAGAAGATCATCGAGCTGACCGCCAAGGAATGCCCGGTGTTCAACAGCCTCCACCCCGACATGAAAAAAACCATCACCTTCAAATACCGCTCCTAA
- a CDS encoding ABC transporter substrate-binding protein, whose product MKRRTLVILAVICVAALLLAGCGGKQEQKQVTLKFADAGWDSIKFHNAVAMFIVEKGMGYKAEEMSGTTTLTFQALKNGDIDVYMEAWTDNLATYAEDVRKGSIKELGVNFDDNAQGLYVPRYVIEGDAKRNIKPLAPGLKTVEDLKKFKQVFADPEAPGKGRIYGSIPGWEVDKILYKKYVNYGLDKDFTYFRPGSDAALAAAFATAYQKGEPIVGYYWEPTWLTGKYELVRLQDTPYNKDTFKEGKGDFPAVRVTVCAAKDIEQKAPDAAAFLKKYRTSSKLTAKALAYMSTNKASYRDTAKWFLKNNEAVWTKWVTAQQAEKVKAALK is encoded by the coding sequence ATGAAAAGGAGAACGCTTGTTATCCTTGCCGTTATATGTGTGGCGGCGCTGCTTTTGGCCGGCTGCGGAGGAAAGCAGGAGCAGAAGCAGGTTACTCTGAAGTTTGCCGATGCCGGTTGGGACAGTATCAAGTTTCATAATGCCGTGGCGATGTTTATCGTCGAGAAGGGCATGGGGTATAAGGCCGAGGAGATGAGCGGCACGACGACGCTGACTTTCCAGGCCTTGAAGAACGGCGATATCGATGTCTATATGGAGGCGTGGACGGACAATCTGGCTACATATGCCGAGGATGTGCGCAAGGGCAGCATCAAGGAGCTGGGGGTGAACTTCGACGATAACGCGCAGGGGCTGTATGTGCCGCGGTATGTGATCGAGGGCGACGCCAAGCGCAATATCAAGCCGCTGGCCCCCGGCCTGAAGACGGTGGAGGATCTGAAGAAGTTCAAGCAGGTGTTCGCCGATCCGGAGGCACCCGGCAAGGGCCGTATTTACGGATCGATCCCCGGCTGGGAAGTGGATAAGATCCTGTATAAGAAGTATGTGAATTACGGTCTGGATAAGGATTTCACTTATTTCCGGCCCGGTTCGGACGCCGCGCTGGCGGCCGCTTTCGCTACGGCTTACCAGAAGGGCGAGCCGATTGTGGGCTATTACTGGGAGCCGACGTGGCTGACCGGCAAGTATGAGCTGGTGAGGCTGCAGGATACGCCGTACAATAAGGATACTTTCAAGGAGGGCAAGGGCGATTTCCCGGCTGTGAGGGTGACGGTGTGCGCCGCCAAGGATATCGAGCAGAAGGCGCCGGACGCGGCCGCGTTCCTGAAGAAGTACCGGACTTCGAGCAAGCTGACGGCGAAAGCGCTGGCGTATATGTCGACGAATAAGGCCAGTTACCGGGATACGGCGAAATGGTTCCTGAAGAATAACGAGGCTGTCTGGACGAAGTGGGTGACGGCCCAGCAGGCGGAAAAAGTGAAAGCGGCGCTGAAATAG
- a CDS encoding peroxidase-related enzyme (This protein belongs to a clade of uncharacterized proteins related to peroxidases such as the alkylhydroperoxidase AhpD.) — MAKYDEQLSYLQKPNPEEVPAELQEVFDKFTDFQEKNWGFINNLFKVLPLNAHQYKGFLDFKASLFTPETCYLSNADKEMMGLVVSATNNCAYCLTTHTDALRGMVDDPAWVDTLSYNYRSAKLTPKQRALCDYAFFVTAYPQEIDTDQVDKLRAVGFTDHEILEAAYVAGFFNYTNRWVSTIKPVANRGHFSHNR, encoded by the coding sequence ATGGCGAAATACGACGAGCAGCTTTCTTATCTGCAGAAGCCCAATCCGGAGGAGGTGCCGGCGGAGCTGCAGGAGGTTTTCGACAAGTTCACCGATTTTCAGGAGAAGAACTGGGGCTTTATCAATAATCTCTTCAAGGTGCTGCCGCTCAACGCGCATCAGTACAAGGGTTTCCTCGATTTCAAGGCGTCGCTGTTCACCCCGGAGACGTGCTATCTGTCGAACGCGGATAAGGAAATGATGGGGCTGGTGGTGTCGGCGACGAATAACTGCGCGTATTGCCTGACAACCCATACCGACGCTCTGCGCGGGATGGTGGACGATCCGGCCTGGGTGGATACGCTGAGTTATAACTACCGGTCGGCCAAGCTGACGCCGAAGCAGCGCGCCCTGTGCGATTACGCCTTTTTCGTGACCGCTTATCCGCAGGAGATCGACACCGATCAGGTCGACAAGCTTCGGGCGGTGGGCTTCACCGATCACGAGATCCTGGAGGCGGCGTACGTGGCAGGGTTCTTTAACTATACGAACCGCTGGGTGAGTACGATCAAGCCGGTGGCTAACCGCGGCCATTTCAGCCATAACCGCTAG
- a CDS encoding rubredoxin produces the protein MAKWECSVCGYVYDEAAGDPDHGIAAGTKFEDIPDDWVCPVCGVGKDQFTKQ, from the coding sequence ATGGCGAAGTGGGAGTGCAGCGTGTGCGGCTATGTGTACGACGAGGCGGCGGGCGATCCCGACCACGGGATAGCGGCCGGGACGAAGTTCGAGGATATCCCCGACGACTGGGTGTGTCCGGTGTGCGGGGTTGGCAAGGATCAGTTCACAAAGCAGTAG
- a CDS encoding MFS transporter, whose translation MLQDDGQSAWQLRVRELERRRWLVWVPVALAFLAAYFHRTATGVVADSLMRDFAIERAAELGVLSSIYFYTYAAMQLPAGILADFWGPRRTVTLALLMAAGGAVLFGASESMPALYAGRFLSSVGVGLLFVNLVKIYANWFRLREFGTMSGLTVLVGNAGSLLAATPLAFVVEALNWRAAFYLIAAYSLVMAAASWLIVRDRPADVGLPPVAAVEESEGVAASGSTMTGQYSVVACIRTVLGNRYTWPPFLAGTLVYSVFMTFLGVWGVPYFMQVYGMSRIEASNYMVAVVAGNMVGGPLIGFLSDRLGYRRWPYCGFVAMFLAVWLTLTVWNGGKPPVGALYPLVFMIGVGMSALTISVACAREVNPPHVAGIAAGFVNSGPFIGAALMQPIFGWVLDLHWQGAIENGVKVYPGSAWQSAFWLCAAVLAVGLALTLLIRETRCRARVD comes from the coding sequence ATGTTGCAGGATGATGGGCAGAGCGCCTGGCAGTTGCGGGTGCGCGAGCTGGAGCGGCGGCGGTGGCTGGTATGGGTGCCGGTGGCGCTGGCCTTTTTGGCCGCGTATTTCCACCGCACCGCGACAGGTGTGGTGGCCGACAGCCTGATGCGCGATTTCGCCATCGAACGGGCGGCCGAACTGGGCGTTCTTTCTTCGATTTATTTTTACACGTACGCGGCGATGCAGTTGCCGGCCGGCATTCTGGCCGATTTCTGGGGACCGCGGCGGACGGTCACGCTGGCGCTGCTGATGGCGGCGGGCGGGGCGGTGCTGTTCGGCGCGAGCGAGAGCATGCCGGCCCTGTACGCCGGGCGGTTTCTGTCGAGCGTGGGGGTCGGGCTGCTGTTCGTCAATCTCGTCAAGATTTACGCCAACTGGTTCCGGCTGCGGGAGTTCGGCACGATGTCGGGGCTGACGGTGCTGGTGGGCAACGCCGGCTCGCTGCTGGCGGCGACGCCGCTGGCGTTCGTGGTCGAGGCGCTGAACTGGCGGGCGGCTTTTTACCTGATCGCCGCTTACTCGCTGGTGATGGCGGCGGCGAGTTGGCTGATCGTCCGCGACCGCCCCGCCGACGTGGGCCTGCCGCCGGTCGCGGCGGTGGAGGAGAGCGAGGGCGTGGCAGCGTCAGGGTCGACGATGACCGGCCAATACAGCGTGGTGGCGTGCATCCGGACGGTGCTGGGCAACCGCTATACCTGGCCGCCGTTCCTGGCGGGAACGCTGGTGTACAGCGTGTTCATGACCTTCCTCGGTGTGTGGGGGGTGCCGTATTTCATGCAGGTGTACGGGATGTCGCGCATTGAGGCGTCGAATTATATGGTGGCGGTCGTGGCCGGGAATATGGTCGGCGGGCCGCTGATCGGCTTTCTGTCGGACCGGCTGGGGTACAGGCGGTGGCCGTACTGCGGCTTCGTGGCGATGTTTTTGGCGGTGTGGCTGACGCTGACGGTGTGGAACGGCGGCAAGCCGCCGGTGGGGGCGCTTTATCCCCTCGTCTTTATGATCGGTGTCGGGATGTCGGCGCTTACGATATCGGTGGCGTGCGCGCGGGAAGTCAATCCGCCGCATGTGGCCGGCATTGCCGCCGGGTTCGTCAACTCGGGACCGTTTATCGGCGCGGCGCTGATGCAGCCGATTTTCGGCTGGGTGCTCGATTTGCACTGGCAAGGAGCGATCGAGAACGGGGTGAAGGTTTACCCCGGCAGTGCCTGGCAGAGCGCGTTCTGGCTGTGCGCGGCGGTGCTGGCCGTGGGGCTGGCGTTGACGCTCTTGATCAGGGAGACGCGCTGCCGGGCGCGAGTCGACTAG